One window from the genome of Pseudoalteromonas sp. '520P1 No. 423' encodes:
- a CDS encoding flagellar hook-length control protein FliK: MTDTKGISKNTIAQQFSITDDASSLPKHLKSNIAYDVKNVSSSGSKLQLEIKLNGKWEKVSLALDSINNKDIKLNDGKLIINGDGSKITLIANTNKITSPLSTQDILKILNLFVQPKAQKETFIDKGFALKANQEISLLAKLNKNLKNTLIIPSLKANIQLPPNIANQINSNSHIFLNLQESNKQISAKVFLPKSTSPALELKLPIEKVTQWLKTTPVDLMIKNTNSANTQIKQNNNIAVVNVNISESIPKWQNAKLITQGNITQIKPISSPITLNLTKSIFTSLMNNSVKTDTDTNINKHTKESIHQNIVINESNKVTIQKPKDQTTANLAISKGDNFKAPLEKIVNSFKAALSLNVKQNETRQIKLEITSPISENKNKQVIETQTSKAINTTAKDLPTQTQKHQVHQATIKATPNLLEAQQQSNVTIKKDIKQTASQTDVSLMKVELKPKLEPHKGNKQINFNLINKLTTGPKRTPSSTANIKTENILNINSDPETPDLNKLVNHAFSRMINQTNISADKIRTEILSSVQPNLLNKTEKENTFNNSLQDLALTILTSHSVSENVQSNKDLANKQSLKLDQLLQLIFPGLKLKTANVIKETNTKSGFALLQELGQIQQTVQQSQQQLIQGQSVNNQTDNLSNSILQFLLPMQLPDTVKQTEIDLGHYKKNTKNGEGKDVWFIRLNFNFEALGQLQANAQLMDKNVDCTFSSLNQSLVDKAQPYIQMLKQRLIEHGLSVGKMAIEFSSERTTDNYKAHSIINIKV; this comes from the coding sequence ATGACTGATACTAAAGGCATTTCAAAAAATACAATTGCACAGCAGTTTTCTATAACTGATGATGCATCATCTTTACCTAAACATCTAAAATCTAACATCGCCTATGACGTCAAAAACGTATCTAGTAGCGGTTCAAAACTACAACTAGAGATTAAACTAAATGGTAAATGGGAAAAGGTATCGCTCGCCTTAGACTCAATAAACAATAAAGATATTAAACTCAATGATGGTAAATTGATTATTAATGGTGATGGTTCAAAAATAACTTTAATTGCAAATACAAACAAAATAACATCACCATTAAGTACTCAAGATATATTAAAAATACTTAATTTATTTGTTCAACCAAAAGCACAAAAAGAGACTTTCATAGATAAAGGTTTTGCATTAAAAGCAAACCAAGAAATATCTCTTCTAGCAAAATTAAATAAAAACCTTAAAAATACACTTATTATTCCTTCTCTTAAAGCAAATATTCAATTACCACCTAATATCGCAAACCAAATAAACTCGAATTCTCATATTTTTCTAAATTTACAAGAGTCAAACAAACAGATATCAGCTAAGGTATTCCTCCCTAAATCAACGTCACCGGCATTAGAACTAAAATTGCCGATTGAAAAGGTGACACAATGGTTAAAAACAACACCCGTTGATTTAATGATAAAAAATACGAATTCAGCAAACACTCAAATTAAGCAAAATAATAATATAGCAGTCGTAAACGTCAATATTTCAGAAAGTATTCCAAAGTGGCAAAATGCAAAGCTAATAACTCAAGGTAATATCACTCAAATCAAGCCTATTAGCTCTCCTATAACACTTAACCTAACTAAGAGTATATTTACATCATTAATGAATAATAGCGTCAAAACTGATACTGACACAAATATTAATAAGCACACAAAAGAAAGTATTCATCAAAACATAGTAATAAATGAGTCTAACAAAGTTACGATTCAAAAACCTAAAGATCAAACCACTGCTAACTTAGCAATATCAAAAGGTGATAACTTTAAAGCCCCATTAGAAAAAATAGTTAATTCTTTCAAAGCTGCTTTATCGCTAAATGTAAAACAAAATGAAACACGCCAGATAAAACTCGAAATAACCTCCCCGATAAGTGAAAACAAAAATAAACAAGTTATAGAGACTCAAACGAGTAAAGCAATAAATACAACAGCAAAAGATTTACCCACTCAGACACAAAAGCATCAAGTTCATCAAGCAACAATTAAAGCAACACCGAATTTACTAGAAGCTCAGCAACAATCAAACGTAACAATCAAAAAAGATATAAAGCAAACTGCTAGCCAAACAGATGTCAGTTTAATGAAGGTTGAACTAAAACCTAAACTTGAACCTCATAAAGGTAATAAGCAAATTAACTTTAACCTAATTAACAAGCTAACAACCGGTCCCAAAAGAACTCCTAGCTCGACAGCAAATATAAAAACAGAAAATATATTAAATATAAATAGTGATCCTGAAACTCCCGATTTAAATAAACTCGTAAACCATGCTTTTAGTAGAATGATAAATCAAACAAATATTTCAGCAGATAAAATACGCACTGAAATATTATCATCAGTTCAACCTAACTTATTAAATAAAACCGAGAAAGAAAATACTTTTAATAACTCACTGCAAGATCTCGCTCTCACCATACTAACATCTCATAGTGTGAGCGAAAATGTTCAAAGTAATAAGGACTTAGCAAATAAACAATCTTTAAAGTTAGATCAATTATTACAACTGATTTTCCCTGGACTTAAATTAAAAACCGCGAATGTAATAAAAGAAACAAATACAAAATCAGGGTTCGCTTTATTACAAGAGCTAGGCCAAATTCAACAAACAGTGCAACAATCTCAACAACAACTTATTCAAGGTCAATCTGTAAACAATCAAACTGATAATTTATCTAACTCCATCTTACAGTTCCTACTGCCTATGCAATTACCAGATACAGTAAAACAAACTGAAATTGATTTAGGCCATTACAAAAAGAACACAAAAAATGGCGAAGGTAAAGACGTTTGGTTTATACGATTAAACTTTAATTTTGAAGCTTTAGGACAATTACAAGCCAATGCACAATTGATGGATAAAAATGTAGATTGTACTTTTTCAAGCTTAAATCAATCATTGGTAGATAAAGCACAACCCTATATTCAAATGCTAAAACAAAGGCTGATTGAGCATGGTCTATCTGTTGGTAAAATGGCGATTGAATTTTCTTCCGAGCGCACTACCGACAACTATAAAGCACATTCAATTATCAATATTAAGGTGTAA
- a CDS encoding EscU/YscU/HrcU family type III secretion system export apparatus switch protein, whose product MDKDDVKNSGNKSAIGLLYDGKSVPNVTIKGFGDFADHIIEQAKDKGVLIHEDKMLADTLKQLELGQEIPKELYIVIAELIAFSYVMQGKFPTGWQGLTGNLNIKA is encoded by the coding sequence ATGGACAAAGATGATGTTAAAAATAGTGGCAATAAATCTGCAATAGGCTTACTTTATGACGGAAAATCAGTTCCTAACGTTACAATCAAGGGCTTTGGTGATTTTGCAGATCACATTATTGAACAGGCAAAAGATAAAGGAGTTTTAATACATGAAGATAAAATGCTAGCAGATACATTAAAACAATTAGAGTTAGGACAAGAGATCCCAAAAGAACTTTATATTGTTATTGCAGAGTTAATCGCTTTTTCATACGTAATGCAAGGGAAGTTTCCCACAGGATGGCAAGGGCTTACAGGTAATTTAAACATAAAAGCTTAA
- a CDS encoding DUF2802 domain-containing protein, with the protein MENILLILTIISFVFSFSIIVFLFLSNKKVKILNSDLNKRFSDLKQQNTILRSEIDELRGGLLNMGKRIVQQEKLSQELSENQQALQYSDPDSKMYSRAVKMVELGAQLDEVMKECELPRAEAELLISLHQQK; encoded by the coding sequence TTGGAAAATATTTTACTAATTTTAACTATTATAAGCTTTGTATTCTCGTTCAGTATTATAGTTTTTTTATTTTTATCGAATAAAAAAGTTAAAATTTTAAATAGTGACTTAAATAAAAGGTTTTCAGATTTAAAGCAGCAAAATACAATTTTACGCAGTGAAATAGACGAATTACGAGGTGGTCTATTGAATATGGGTAAACGTATTGTACAACAAGAGAAGCTAAGTCAGGAGTTATCAGAAAATCAACAAGCGCTTCAATATAGCGACCCAGACTCTAAAATGTATTCTCGTGCTGTTAAAATGGTGGAACTTGGTGCGCAATTAGATGAAGTTATGAAAGAGTGTGAATTACCAAGAGCTGAAGCAGAATTGTTGATCTCTTTGCATCAACAAAAATAA
- a CDS encoding chemotaxis protein CheW: MNEERITSVNADASDDVLQWVTFRLENETYGINVMQVQEVLRYTEIAPVPGAPSYVLGIINLRGNVVTVIDTSTRFGLSGLDVTDDSRIVIIEAEKQVIGILVDSVAEVVYLRRSEIDSTPNIGTEESAKFIQGVSNRNEQLLILVDLDKLLSEEEWRDLNDF, encoded by the coding sequence ATGAATGAAGAAAGAATAACATCAGTAAATGCAGATGCAAGTGATGATGTATTACAGTGGGTGACATTTCGACTAGAGAATGAAACTTATGGTATTAATGTAATGCAGGTACAAGAAGTATTACGTTATACAGAAATCGCTCCTGTTCCTGGCGCACCAAGTTACGTACTTGGAATAATAAACTTACGTGGTAACGTAGTAACAGTAATTGATACGAGTACACGTTTTGGTTTATCAGGTTTAGATGTAACAGATGATTCTCGCATTGTTATTATCGAAGCTGAAAAGCAAGTTATTGGTATCTTAGTTGATAGTGTTGCTGAAGTGGTTTATTTAAGACGTTCAGAAATTGATAGTACGCCAAACATTGGCACAGAAGAAAGTGCTAAGTTTATTCAAGGTGTATCTAATCGTAATGAACAATTATTAATTTTAGTTGATTTAGATAAGTTGTTGAGTGAAGAAGAATGGAGAGACCTAAATGACTTTTAG
- a CDS encoding chemotaxis protein CheW, protein MNKPLFANEQIMKQYLTALLTEDEVLNKTVLQPVEKLLEQVVEPKNVPAIKKVTKPAEIKVKSKQDEEKPPTISIIVDDIKELQKQESIASVKQEAEYRTGEFQALFFKVAGLTLAVPLKSLGGIHKLEEINKVFAKPKWFKGVMLNRGTKLNVIDTAQWVMPEKFNKELEESLNYQYLIMLGETSWGLQAESLINNVTLQSDDVKWREQSGKRPWLAGLIKEKMCALIDVDSLTELLEQGLDSREFEK, encoded by the coding sequence ATGAATAAACCTTTATTTGCTAATGAACAAATAATGAAACAATATCTCACAGCTCTATTAACAGAAGATGAGGTATTAAATAAAACTGTTTTACAGCCTGTTGAAAAGTTACTAGAGCAAGTTGTAGAGCCAAAAAATGTTCCTGCGATTAAAAAAGTAACTAAACCCGCTGAAATTAAAGTTAAGTCTAAGCAAGATGAAGAAAAACCGCCTACAATCTCTATAATAGTAGATGATATAAAAGAATTACAAAAGCAAGAAAGTATAGCGAGTGTAAAGCAAGAAGCAGAATACCGAACAGGTGAATTTCAAGCCTTGTTTTTTAAAGTTGCAGGATTGACTTTAGCTGTACCATTGAAGTCTTTAGGCGGCATTCATAAACTTGAAGAAATAAATAAAGTATTCGCTAAACCAAAATGGTTTAAAGGTGTTATGTTAAACCGTGGTACTAAATTGAACGTAATTGATACGGCACAATGGGTTATGCCTGAAAAGTTTAATAAAGAACTTGAGGAAAGTTTAAATTATCAATATCTTATAATGCTAGGTGAAACAAGCTGGGGTTTACAGGCTGAAAGTTTAATTAACAATGTTACGTTACAAAGTGATGATGTTAAATGGCGAGAGCAATCAGGAAAACGCCCTTGGTTAGCAGGTTTAATAAAAGAAAAAATGTGTGCTTTGATTGATGTTGATTCATTAACTGAATTACTCGAGCAAGGGTTAGATAGCAGAGAGTTTGAAAAATAA
- a CDS encoding ParA family protein has translation MKIWTVANQKGGVGKTTTTVTLGGILASQGKRVLLIDTDPHASLTYYFGIDSEELEVSVYDVFSRSKGLNKEEILQALCPSTMDNLDILPATMAIATLDRSMGNKSGMGLILTKALAKIADEYDYAILDCPPVLGVLMVNALAASERVLIPVQTEFLALKGLDRMMRTMQLMQSSQSKKYQYTIIPTMYDKRTKASLEAYKTLRATYDEKVWPGVIPIDTKFRDASLAMKSPVIYCPKARGVYAYMALLDHLLKLDKKTCSEAINE, from the coding sequence TTGAAAATTTGGACAGTTGCGAATCAAAAAGGTGGTGTAGGTAAAACAACTACCACAGTAACTTTAGGTGGCATTCTTGCATCTCAAGGTAAGCGAGTATTACTCATTGATACTGATCCTCATGCATCACTCACCTACTATTTTGGCATTGATTCTGAAGAATTAGAAGTGAGTGTGTACGATGTTTTCTCTCGAAGTAAAGGCTTGAATAAAGAAGAAATATTGCAAGCGTTATGTCCTTCAACTATGGATAATTTAGATATATTACCTGCGACCATGGCAATAGCAACTTTAGATCGTAGCATGGGTAATAAAAGTGGCATGGGCTTAATTTTAACTAAAGCTTTGGCTAAAATTGCAGATGAGTATGATTATGCCATTTTAGACTGTCCTCCTGTATTAGGCGTTTTGATGGTTAATGCGTTGGCGGCAAGTGAAAGAGTTTTAATCCCTGTACAAACAGAGTTTTTAGCTTTGAAAGGTTTAGATCGCATGATGAGAACAATGCAATTAATGCAAAGTTCACAATCTAAGAAATATCAATATACGATCATTCCTACTATGTATGATAAGCGCACTAAAGCTTCATTAGAGGCATATAAAACATTACGAGCAACATATGATGAAAAAGTATGGCCTGGGGTGATCCCAATCGATACTAAATTTAGAGATGCAAGCCTAGCGATGAAATCACCGGTAATCTATTGTCCCAAGGCAAGAGGAGTTTATGCATATATGGCATTATTAGACCACCTTTTAAAGCTTGATAAAAAAACTTGCTCTGAGGCAATCAATGAATAA
- a CDS encoding flagellar motor protein MotB, which yields MRRYRKSALENNHENLDRWLVSYADYMTLMFAFFVVLYSLAITNENEFKILSDSLEQVFDKTANQHEQQDAGVEGEGLLTKNAVDTEFVLYGNSIIDEKEGPELVDGFGDLANLKQKKLGSPLDSLEQDLKTALSDEIETGQAKLELNQDWLTIELNSGLLFGSGSSASTHAIEQVVSKVYDVINSVENYIRVRGYTDNQPISNEVFSSNWQLSVSRATQMLLALENKGINPARMAIEGYGQYAPFASNTSPKGRAENRKVVIALSKFGMFSQSDSQVIAVENLEQDKQELEAQLKKIEQQEIDDKTIKIINLPDGGIRITTREKEQ from the coding sequence ATGAGGCGTTATCGTAAATCTGCATTAGAAAATAACCATGAGAATTTAGATCGTTGGTTAGTTTCTTATGCAGATTATATGACACTCATGTTTGCTTTTTTTGTGGTTCTATATTCTTTGGCTATTACCAATGAAAACGAATTTAAGATTTTATCAGACTCACTTGAGCAAGTATTTGATAAAACCGCTAATCAGCATGAACAGCAAGATGCAGGGGTTGAAGGTGAAGGGCTGTTAACAAAAAATGCGGTTGATACTGAGTTTGTATTATATGGTAATTCAATCATTGATGAGAAAGAAGGCCCTGAGTTAGTTGATGGTTTTGGGGATTTAGCTAATCTAAAACAAAAAAAGCTAGGAAGCCCCTTAGATTCGCTAGAGCAAGATCTAAAAACTGCGCTATCGGATGAAATTGAGACAGGGCAAGCTAAGTTAGAGCTAAATCAAGATTGGTTAACAATAGAGCTTAATTCAGGTTTGTTATTTGGAAGTGGCAGCTCAGCTTCCACTCATGCAATAGAGCAGGTTGTTTCTAAAGTTTATGATGTAATCAATAGTGTAGAAAATTATATTCGCGTTAGGGGTTATACTGATAATCAGCCTATCAGTAATGAAGTATTTAGTTCTAACTGGCAGTTATCAGTCAGTCGTGCCACGCAAATGCTGCTAGCACTTGAGAATAAAGGGATTAATCCAGCAAGAATGGCGATTGAAGGTTATGGGCAATATGCTCCATTTGCCAGTAATACGTCACCGAAAGGGCGTGCCGAAAATAGAAAGGTCGTTATTGCACTTTCAAAGTTTGGTATGTTTTCCCAGAGTGATTCTCAGGTGATTGCTGTAGAAAATCTAGAACAAGATAAACAAGAATTAGAAGCCCAATTAAAAAAAATAGAACAGCAAGAAATAGATGATAAAACTATCAAGATTATTAATTTACCTGATGGTGGGATAAGAATTACAACTCGAGAAAAAGAGCAGTAG
- a CDS encoding flagellar motor protein has protein sequence MDKLSISGLLIAIFAIGFGYWFEGGLLLSLVNYSALLIVIGGTLGAVMLQSPAGIFLQGIKMFTWIIIPPSYPVDKGISQIKSWSHKARQDGYLSLENEALISKDYFVSKGLNMMIDGVQPEQFRETMEVELILHRDALIKSSKIYEAMGGYSPTIGILGAVLGLIQAMNFIKEPELLGAGIATAFVATIYGVGFANLLFLPVANKLKCIVEEQIMYHELLAEGMLSILQGESPSNIELKLSAYQTQKHYSQVNTIIES, from the coding sequence GTGGATAAACTATCAATTTCAGGCTTGTTAATTGCTATATTTGCAATTGGTTTTGGTTATTGGTTTGAAGGCGGATTATTATTAAGTTTAGTGAATTATTCAGCCCTCTTGATTGTAATAGGCGGCACATTAGGTGCTGTTATGCTGCAATCTCCTGCGGGAATTTTCCTGCAAGGAATAAAAATGTTTACCTGGATAATAATACCGCCGAGTTATCCAGTAGATAAGGGGATTTCTCAAATAAAGTCATGGTCACATAAAGCACGTCAAGACGGTTATTTATCATTAGAAAATGAAGCTTTAATTAGCAAAGATTATTTTGTTTCTAAGGGCCTTAATATGATGATTGATGGTGTTCAACCTGAGCAATTTCGAGAGACAATGGAAGTTGAACTTATTTTACACCGAGATGCCTTGATTAAATCTTCAAAAATTTATGAAGCGATGGGCGGGTATAGTCCGACAATTGGAATTTTAGGCGCAGTTTTAGGTTTAATACAAGCTATGAATTTTATTAAAGAGCCTGAATTACTTGGGGCAGGGATCGCAACTGCATTTGTTGCAACTATTTATGGAGTGGGTTTTGCTAATTTACTTTTTTTACCTGTTGCAAATAAGCTCAAATGTATTGTTGAAGAGCAGATTATGTACCATGAATTATTAGCTGAAGGTATGTTGTCTATATTGCAAGGAGAGAGTCCTAGCAATATAGAATTAAAGCTTTCTGCATATCAAACACAGAAGCATTACTCTCAAGTAAATACGATTATAGAAAGTTGA
- a CDS encoding chemotaxis response regulator protein-glutamate methylesterase yields MTIKVLVVDDSSFFRRRVSEILNQDPELEVIDTANNGKEAVEKAAKIKPDVITMDVEMPILDGISAVKQIMKASPVPILMFSSLTHHGASATFDALDAGALDFLPKKFEDIARDKEEAIKLLQQKVKEIGRRRLSRFVRKPCPIEKPVIKSRPVKPAENNFEARRKTTQDVRASGKTYKIVAIGTSTGGPVALQSILTQLPSNFPHPILLIQHMPAAFTPAFAVRLNSLCKIQVKEAQNGEALKAGTAYLAPGGKQMLVEGRGSGQKIRIYEDEGTRVTYKPSVDITFASLAKSYTNSVLAIVLTGMGADGRDGARLLKQAGSKIWVQDEKTCVVYGMPQAVANAGLAEASIALPDVASRITREVGCG; encoded by the coding sequence ATGACAATTAAAGTTTTAGTTGTTGATGATTCAAGTTTTTTTAGACGAAGAGTCAGTGAAATATTAAATCAAGATCCAGAATTAGAAGTAATCGATACAGCAAATAATGGTAAAGAAGCGGTTGAAAAAGCGGCTAAAATAAAACCAGATGTGATTACTATGGATGTTGAAATGCCTATACTTGATGGTATAAGCGCTGTAAAACAAATAATGAAGGCATCTCCGGTGCCAATATTAATGTTTTCTTCTTTAACTCACCATGGTGCAAGTGCAACTTTTGATGCACTTGACGCAGGTGCTTTAGACTTTTTACCTAAAAAGTTTGAAGATATAGCACGAGATAAAGAAGAAGCAATTAAATTATTGCAACAAAAGGTAAAGGAGATAGGTCGACGAAGATTAAGCCGCTTTGTAAGAAAACCGTGCCCAATAGAAAAGCCGGTTATTAAATCTCGTCCAGTAAAACCTGCTGAGAATAACTTTGAGGCTAGAAGAAAAACAACGCAAGATGTAAGAGCTTCAGGAAAAACATATAAAATAGTAGCGATTGGTACATCAACAGGGGGGCCCGTTGCACTACAAAGTATACTGACACAGTTACCATCAAACTTCCCTCATCCGATTCTTTTAATACAGCATATGCCTGCAGCTTTTACCCCTGCATTTGCAGTTCGTCTGAATTCCTTATGTAAAATTCAAGTGAAAGAAGCGCAAAATGGTGAGGCATTAAAAGCTGGCACCGCTTATTTAGCACCTGGTGGTAAGCAGATGTTGGTTGAAGGCAGAGGTTCAGGTCAAAAGATACGAATTTATGAAGACGAAGGAACCAGAGTCACATATAAACCGAGTGTTGATATCACGTTTGCAAGTTTAGCAAAAAGCTATACAAATTCTGTTTTAGCCATTGTATTAACAGGCATGGGAGCTGATGGTCGAGATGGTGCTAGATTGTTAAAACAAGCTGGCTCTAAGATATGGGTTCAAGATGAAAAAACCTGTGTTGTATATGGCATGCCTCAAGCGGTTGCCAACGCAGGGCTTGCTGAAGCAAGTATTGCATTGCCAGATGTCGCAAGTCGCATAACAAGAGAAGTCGGTTGTGGATAA
- a CDS encoding chemotaxis protein CheA has translation MSFELDEDILQDFLVEAGEILELLSEQLIELENNPEDADLLNAIFRGFHTVKGGAGFLAMTELVDACHGAENVFDILRQGQISVTPELMDVILQALDCINIMFACIQNREKPEAADPNLLKAMHDLCKPQSEGEVSPPHEATAPEVDNSLTTSPEEDLSSDFDDVLFDMDDTSSDDSNIDDISEDEFESLLDELHGAGKGPIVEESKGQPEITNDASDGDITDDQFENLLDELHGVGSFGETQSTAPEEKNNVVESTPIASSDSEDISDDEFEALLDELHGKGQGPKTVESAPTPAQKPEVASKPKIEKKVEKPVTKPVLKPQAKAEEKPKPVAKPAAEKPSAKSPAVQAETTVRVDTKRLDQIMNMVGELVLVRNRLVSLGATNSSESMNKAISNLDVVTADLQSAVMKTRMQPIKKVFGRFPRVVRDLARSLKKDINLQLVGEDTDLDKNLVEALADPLVHLVRNSVDHGIEMPDEREATGKSRTGTVTLSASQEGDHILLTIKDDGAGMDPDKLKDIAIGKGVIDADFASRMTDNEAFNLIFAPGFSTKEEISDISGRGVGMDVVKTKITQLNGSINIESQRGTGTTLEIKVPLTLAILPTLMVLVEEQTFALPLACVNEIFHLDLSKTNIVDGQLTIIVRDKAIPLFYLESWLVKNPSSIADQRSGDGHVVIVQLGTQQIGFAVDSLIGQEEVVIKPLDALLQGTPGMAGATITSDGGIALILDVPNLLKHYAGKVK, from the coding sequence ATGAGTTTTGAACTAGATGAAGATATTTTGCAGGATTTTTTGGTTGAGGCCGGAGAAATTCTCGAATTATTATCTGAGCAGCTTATAGAATTAGAAAATAACCCTGAAGATGCTGATTTATTAAATGCAATATTTAGAGGTTTTCATACTGTCAAAGGTGGTGCTGGATTTTTAGCAATGACTGAGCTTGTAGATGCTTGTCATGGTGCAGAAAATGTTTTTGATATTTTACGTCAAGGGCAAATAAGTGTCACTCCAGAACTTATGGATGTTATTTTACAAGCATTAGATTGTATAAATATTATGTTTGCTTGTATTCAAAATAGAGAAAAGCCTGAAGCCGCCGATCCTAACCTACTAAAAGCGATGCATGACCTTTGCAAACCTCAAAGTGAAGGCGAAGTGTCACCTCCTCATGAAGCTACAGCTCCAGAAGTCGATAATTCTCTCACAACAAGTCCTGAAGAAGATTTAAGCTCTGATTTTGATGACGTATTGTTTGATATGGATGATACAAGTTCAGATGATTCAAATATTGATGATATATCAGAAGATGAATTTGAAAGCTTATTAGATGAACTTCATGGAGCAGGAAAAGGGCCTATAGTTGAAGAGTCAAAAGGGCAACCAGAAATCACAAATGATGCATCTGATGGCGATATTACAGATGATCAATTTGAAAACTTGTTAGACGAATTGCATGGGGTTGGATCGTTTGGTGAAACCCAAAGCACAGCTCCAGAAGAGAAGAATAATGTCGTTGAAAGTACGCCTATAGCTAGTTCTGATTCTGAAGATATTTCAGATGATGAATTTGAAGCTTTATTAGATGAACTTCATGGCAAAGGACAGGGTCCTAAAACGGTAGAATCCGCGCCAACTCCAGCTCAAAAACCTGAGGTTGCAAGTAAACCTAAAATTGAGAAAAAAGTAGAAAAACCAGTAACGAAACCAGTACTAAAACCACAAGCAAAAGCGGAAGAAAAGCCTAAACCAGTAGCAAAACCGGCTGCAGAAAAACCATCTGCTAAATCTCCTGCAGTACAAGCTGAAACAACGGTTCGAGTAGACACTAAACGTCTTGATCAAATAATGAATATGGTTGGTGAACTTGTTTTAGTTAGAAATAGATTAGTAAGCCTAGGTGCGACTAATAGTAGCGAAAGTATGAATAAGGCAATTTCAAATCTTGATGTTGTGACAGCTGATTTGCAAAGTGCTGTGATGAAAACACGGATGCAACCTATTAAAAAGGTATTTGGTCGTTTTCCTCGTGTTGTTCGTGATTTAGCACGTAGTTTGAAAAAAGATATTAACCTTCAATTAGTTGGTGAAGATACTGATTTAGATAAAAACTTAGTTGAAGCACTTGCTGATCCTTTAGTGCATTTAGTTAGGAACTCAGTTGATCATGGTATTGAAATGCCAGATGAACGTGAAGCAACAGGTAAATCTAGAACAGGTACAGTTACACTTTCAGCCTCTCAAGAAGGTGATCATATACTTTTAACCATCAAAGATGATGGTGCAGGTATGGATCCTGATAAGTTAAAAGATATTGCAATTGGTAAAGGTGTAATTGATGCCGATTTTGCATCAAGAATGACTGATAATGAAGCGTTTAATTTAATATTTGCACCAGGTTTTTCGACTAAAGAAGAAATATCTGATATTTCAGGTCGCGGTGTGGGTATGGATGTTGTTAAAACAAAAATCACTCAGCTAAATGGTTCAATTAATATTGAATCTCAAAGAGGAACAGGTACGACATTAGAAATTAAGGTACCACTGACTTTAGCAATATTACCAACATTAATGGTACTTGTTGAAGAGCAGACATTCGCACTTCCTCTAGCTTGTGTAAATGAAATATTCCATCTCGATTTATCGAAAACAAATATAGTTGATGGTCAATTAACAATTATTGTTAGAGATAAGGCAATTCCATTATTTTATCTTGAAAGTTGGCTTGTTAAAAACCCATCTTCAATTGCAGATCAACGCAGTGGAGATGGACATGTTGTTATCGTTCAATTAGGAACGCAGCAAATAGGCTTTGCCGTTGACTCTTTAATAGGTCAAGAAGAAGTAGTAATAAAACCCTTAGATGCCTTACTACAAGGAACTCCGGGCATGGCAGGTGCTACAATAACTTCTGATGGTGGAATCGCTCTAATACTAGATGTACCTAATTTATTAAAGCACTATGCTGGAAAAGTAAAATAA